Proteins encoded together in one Rhea pennata isolate bPtePen1 chromosome 27, bPtePen1.pri, whole genome shotgun sequence window:
- the SLC39A3 gene encoding zinc transporter ZIP3 encodes MKIVIAKVLCLLGVCVLMLVGSLLPVKIIEADYEKAHRSKKVIALCNSFGGGVFLATCFNALLPAVREKLGEVLSQGNVTTDYPVAETIMMVGFFMTVFIEQLILTFQKEKPSFIDLETFNAGSDIGSDSEYESPFIASSRGRTLYSEHGHHSHSHGLNIQELSRSSPLRLFSLVFALSAHSIFEGLALGLQEEGGKVMSLFLGVAVHETLVAVALGISMAKTSLTLKDAAKIAVTVSLMIPLGISIGMGIESAQNVASNIASVLLQGIAGGTFLFVTFFEILAKELEDKNDRLLKVLFLVLGYAALAGLVFFKW; translated from the exons ATGAAGATCGTGATAGCCAAAGTGCTGTGTCTGCTGGGTGTCTGTGTCCTCATGCTGGTTGGGTCCCTCCTACCCGTCAAGATAATCGAGGCAGATTATGAGAAAGCTCATCGATCCAAGAAGGTCATTGCCCTCTGCAATTCTTTTGGAGGAGGGGTCTTCCTGGCCACCTGCTTCAATGCCTTGCTGCCTGCTGTGAGAGAAAAG cTCGGTGAAGTTCTCAGTCAGGGGAATGTGACCACAGACTACCCCGTGGCTGAGACTATCATGATGGTTGGCTTCTTTATGACAGTCTTCATTGAGCAGCTCATCCTGACCTTCCAGAAGGAAAAGCCCTCCTTCATTGACTTGGAGACCTTTAATGCTGGCTCAGATATTGGGAGTGACTCTGAATACGAGAGTCCCTTCATAGCATCTTCCCGAGGGCGCACGTTGTACAGCGAACACGGTCACCACTCCCACAGCCATGGTCTGAACATCCAGGAGCTCTCCCGGTCCAGTCCCTTACGACTCTTCAGCCTGGTGTTCGCTTTATCTGCACACTCCATCTTTGAGGGACTGGCCCTGGGCTTGCAGGAAGAAGGTGGCAAAGTCATGAGCTTGTTCTTGGGAGTTGCTGTTCACGAGACATTGGTGGCAGTGGCACTGGGTATCAGCATGGCCAAGACCTCATTGACACTGAAGGATGCTGCCAAAATCGCCGTGACTGTGAGCCTGATGATTCCTCTGGGCATTAGCATTGGGATGGGAATTGAGAGTGCCCAGAATGTGGCCAGCAACATTGCTTCAGTGCTCCTACAAGGCATTGCAGGGGGCACTTTCTTGTTTGTCACCTTCTTTGAGATCCTTGCAAAGGAGTTAGAAGACAAGAATGATCGTCTCTTGAAGGTCCTCTTCCTGGTACTGGGCTACGCAGCTCTGGCTGGGCTGGTCTTCTTCAAATGGTGA
- the DIRAS1 gene encoding GTP-binding protein Di-Ras1 encodes MPEQSNDYRVVVFGAGGVGKSSLVLRFVKGTFRDTYIPTIEDTYRQVISCDKSVCTLQITDTTGSHQFPAMQRLSISKGHAFILVFSVTSKQSLEELKPIYQQIVQIKGSVESIPIMLVGNKCDETQREVETREGEAMAKEWKCAFMETSAKMNYNVKELFQELLNLEKRRNVSLTIDGKRSSKQKRTDKIKGKCSVM; translated from the coding sequence ATGCCGGAGCAGAGCAACGACTACCGGGTGGTGGTGTTCGGCGCGGGAGGTGTGGGCAAGAGCTCGCTGGTGCTGCGCTTTGTGAAGGGGACCTTCCGCGACACCTACATCCCCACCATCGAGGACACCTACCGCCAGGTCATCAGCTGCGACAAGAGTGTCTGCACCCTGCAGATCACCGACACCACGGGCAGCCACCAGTTCCCGGCCATGCAGCGCCTGTCCATCTCCAAGGGCCATGCCTTCATCCTGGTCTTCTCCGTCACCAGCAAGCAGTCCCTGGAGGAGCTGAAGCCCATCTACCAGCAGATCGTGCAGATCAAGGGCAGTGTGGAGAGCATCCCCATCATGCTGGTGGGCAACAAGTGCGATGAGACCCAGCGGGAGGTGGAGACGCGAGAGGGTGAGGCCATGGCCAAGGAGTGGAAGTGCGCCTTCATGGAGACCTCGGCCAAGATGAACTACAACGTGAAGGAGCTCTTCCAGGAGCTGCtcaacctggagaagaggaggaacgTGAGCCTCACCATCGACGGGAAGCGCTCCAGCAAGCAGAAGAGGACAGACAAAATCAAGGGGAAGTGCAGCGTCATGTAG